Proteins found in one Zea mays cultivar B73 chromosome 1, Zm-B73-REFERENCE-NAM-5.0, whole genome shotgun sequence genomic segment:
- the LOC100304391 gene encoding uncharacterized protein isoform X1, giving the protein MAAGGRGKLAPAEVAPAAFPSRGLAVAGAAAGEVVRRVRPTEASERRRAEVVDYARRLVGSALGCEVFAFGSVPLKTYLPDGDIDLTVLGNTSYDSTLVNDVFCILESEEQNSDAEFVVKDLERIDAEVRLIKCTIGNIIVDISFNQTGGICALCFLELVDRKVGKNHLFKRSIILIKAWCYYESRLLGAHHGLISTYALEVLILYVFNLFHKSLHSPVEVLYRFLEYFSKFDWDNYCISLNGPVALSSLPNLIVEATVTHTSDLLFDKEFLKSSMDKATVPPKNSDSCYPRFRPKHLNIVDPLKEYNNLGRSVNRASFNRIRTAFLYGARKLGHIVTLPSEVIPDEIYEFFKNTLGRNELGARPDIDSNYAFHSSFGTAETILEDISSMKISDGEDENITCHLSKSLGDKNLYVGMNGHTHLSNYFPGVRNTALSTGLSTRASHFVHNAPKLHSSFCHDNSHGDSEKCYLNHGMEQVSHYTAKAFCIDDKTTIQSQVFVSNPSLLSTSAAVTASELATKQKKWSTAYVEKQHFSPSPSSLPDLSGDLDSQFRCLRQVQYHLEYLFDGFLQSVQGASSADKFHKDPFHISACSILLDRDTGSPRLQLLSPARSNGRDPSPVSCSQSTECVSQHSQNGSPWDMASQRSVSVPSGIDIPPNGVSPCSSCADSEVSSVSWFHGSGDSAMMHGSGKDTYFTRKSCYTRWERLASSRKNGKILPNQSVKYKSNQKSAPGARFVSHKEQAAIDSRTKEITIDQALKIHEYIESDMKIVEKLSCHNQKEVRHDNEARQLPNNNQDVCLNKNFLQNRYHVESTRAPRATHQIPKYQPFKIQNTTECDRASLSKNMPRKHSCGTWKEYEILDRPTKQRPICGPLKLENRHVWDCTKKISAGNQKCNNHKDYLSFVRGAVPRSHAASTPNGLEKEAANSNKSADNGSPVRPILPELLLSCHDINSQERSPSSSAHQSYFPAANDRPLETIEFGSLGPFALPLSSLKSNGTTNTEATSKVFTDASPFVLQRSRAAATENSAGG; this is encoded by the exons ATGGCGGCCGGAGGGAGGGGCAAGCTGGCGCCGGCGGAAGTGGCGCCCGCGGCGTTTCCCTCGCGGGGCTTGGCGGTGGCGGGGGCCGCGGCGGGCGAGGTGGTGCGGCGCGTGAGGCCCACGGAGGcctccgagcgccgccgcgcggagGTCGTCGACTACGCGCGGAGGCTCGTCGGCTCAGCGCTCGGATGCGAG GTTTTTGCATTTGGATCAGTTCCACTAAAGACTTACCTTCCTGATGGGGATATTGATCTAACTGTCCTTGGAAATACATCTTATGATAGTACTTTGGTTAATGATGTTTTCTGCATTCTTGAGTCTGAGGAGCAGAATAGTGATGCTGAATTTGTAGTGAAGGACTTGGAACGAATTGATGCCGAG GTCAGGCTCATTAAATGCACTATTGGAAATATTATAGTTGATATCTCATTCAACCAAACTGGTGGGATCTGCGCACTCTGCTTCCTTGAGCTG GTTGATCGGAAAGTTGGAAAAAACCATCTATTTAAAAGGAGCATCATATTGATCAAGGCATGGTGCTATTATGAAAGCCGCCTACTAGGAGCTCATCATGGACTTATATCAACCTATGCACTGGAAGTACTTATCCTTTATGTATTCAATCTATTCCACAAATCTCTCCACAGCCCTGTGGAG GTTCTTTATAGGTTTCTGGAATATTTTAGCAAGTTTGACTGGGACAACTATTGCATAAGTTTAAATGGCCCTGTTGCTTTGtcgtctttgccaaacttaattg TTGAAGCTACAGTTACACATACCAGTGACTTATTGTTTGACAAAGAATTCCTCAAGAGCTCCATGGATAAAGCAACTGTACCTCCAAAAAATTCCGATTCATGCTATCCGAGGTTTCGTCCTAAACATCTAAACATAGTTGATCCACTGAAGGAGTACAACAATCTTGGCAGAAGTGTCAACAGAG CTAGCTTTAATCGCATTCGAACAGCTTTCTTATATGGTGCTCGAAAGCTTGGTCATATTGTCACGTTACCATCAGAAGTTATTCCTGATGAAATTTATGAGTTTTTCAAAAACACTTTGGGAAGGAATGAACTAGGGGCAAGACCAGATATTGACAGCAATTATGCTTTTCATTCTTCCTTTGGTACTGCTGAGACTATTTTGGAAGATATATCAAGTATGAAGATTTCCGATGGTGAAGATGAGAACATAACCTGTCATCTTTCAAAGAGCTTGGGTGATAAAAACTTATACGTTGGAATGAATGGACATACACATTTGAGTAATTATTTTCCAGGAGTCCGTAACACTGCATTAAGTACTGGTTTAAGTACAAGAGCATCCCATTTTGTTCATAATGCACCAAAACTACATTCATCGTTTTGCCATGATAACAGTCACGGTGACAGTGAAAAATGTTACTTGAACCATGGAATGGAGCAGGTATCTCACTACACTGCTAAAGCCTTCTGTATAGATGATAAGACAACAATACAGTCACAAGTTTTTGTGAGCAACCCATCACTATTGAGCACCTCTGCTGCTGTCACTGCTTCAGAACTTGCCACCAAACAGAAAAAATGGAGTACTGCCTATGTGGAGAAACAACATTTTTCTCCCTCACCATCAAGCTTGCCAGATCTTTCAGGGGATCTGGATTCACAATTTAGATGTTTGCGTCAAGTTCAGTACCACCTCGAATACTTGTTTGATGGGTTTTTGCAGTCAGTTCAGGGAGCATCTTCTGCTGATAAGTTTCACAAGGACCCCTTTCACATTTCTGCTTGCAGTATCTTGTTGGACAGAGATACAGGATCGCCAAGGTTGCAGTTGCTTTCACCTGCTCGAAGCAATGGAAGGGATCCATCTCCCGTTTCTTGTAGTCAGAGCACAGAATGTGTCTCTCAGCATTCACAGAATGGAAGCCCATGGGATATGGCTTCTCAACGGAGTGTCTCTGTGCCCTCTGGAATCGATATTCCACCAAATGGAGTCTCACCGTGTTCTTCTTGTGCTGATTCTGAGGTTTCTTCTGTTTCATGGTTTCATGGCTCTGGGGATAGCGCTATGATGCATGGAAGTGGAAAAGACACATACTTTACAAGAAAG AGCTGTTATACTCGCTGGGAGCGATTGGCATCTTCAAGAaagaatgggaaaatactgccaaATCAATCAGTGAAATATAAAAGCAACCAGAAGTCAGCTCCAGGAGCAAGATTTGTGTCTCACAAGGAGCAGGCCGCAATAGACAGTAGAACCAAAGAAATAACAATCGATCAAGCTTTGAAGATACATGAATACATTGAATCAGACATGAAAATTGTTGAAAAACTCAGTTGTCATAATCAAAAGGAAGTCCGTCATGACAATGAAGCAAGACAATTACCAAATAACAACCAGGATGTTTGCTTGAATAAGAACTTTTTGCAAAACCGATATCATGTGGAGTCTACACGAGCTCCCAGAGCAACACATCAGATTCCTAAATATCAACCGTTTAAAATTCAAAATACTACAGAGTGTGATAGAGCTAGCCTAAGTAAGAACATGCCCAGAAAGCACAGCTGTGGCACTTGGAAAGAGTATGAGATACTTGACCGGCCAACAAAGCAGAGACCAATTTGTGGCCCATTGAAGCTAGAAAACAGACATGTCTGGGATTGCACAAAGAAGATATCAGCTGGAAACCAGAAGTGTAATAATCATAAGGATTACCTATCTTTCGTAAGAGGTGCAGTGCCACGCAGCCACGCAGCAAGCACTCCAAATGGTTTAGAAAAGGAGGCGGCTAATTCAAATAAATCCGCTGACAACGGAAGTCCCGTAAGGCCAATCTTGCCAGAGTTATTGCTTTCTTGTCATGACATCAATAGCCAAGAGAGGTCCCCATCATCTAGTGCTCATCAATCATACTTCCCTGCTGCAAATGATCGACCACTGGAGACTATAGAGTTTGGATCTTTGGGACCTTTTGCACTGCCTTTATCCTCATTGAAGTCAAATGGAACTACTAACACAGAAGCTACAAGTAAGGTGTTTACAGATGCCTCTCCATTTGTGTTACAGAGGTCCAGGGCCGCCGCAACTGAAAACAG TGCTGGAGGCTGA
- the LOC100304391 gene encoding uncharacterized protein LOC100304391: MAAGGRGKLAPAEVAPAAFPSRGLAVAGAAAGEVVRRVRPTEASERRRAEVVDYARRLVGSALGCEVFAFGSVPLKTYLPDGDIDLTVLGNTSYDSTLVNDVFCILESEEQNSDAEFVVKDLERIDAEVRLIKCTIGNIIVDISFNQTGGICALCFLELVDRKVGKNHLFKRSIILIKAWCYYESRLLGAHHGLISTYALEVLILYVFNLFHKSLHSPVEVLYRFLEYFSKFDWDNYCISLNGPVALSSLPNLIVEATVTHTSDLLFDKEFLKSSMDKATVPPKNSDSCYPRFRPKHLNIVDPLKEYNNLGRSVNRASFNRIRTAFLYGARKLGHIVTLPSEVIPDEIYEFFKNTLGRNELGARPDIDSNYAFHSSFGTAETILEDISSMKISDGEDENITCHLSKSLGDKNLYVGMNGHTHLSNYFPGVRNTALSTGLSTRASHFVHNAPKLHSSFCHDNSHGDSEKCYLNHGMEQVSHYTAKAFCIDDKTTIQSQVFVSNPSLLSTSAAVTASELATKQKKWSTAYVEKQHFSPSPSSLPDLSGDLDSQFRCLRQVQYHLEYLFDGFLQSVQGASSADKFHKDPFHISACSILLDRDTGSPRLQLLSPARSNGRDPSPVSCSQSTECVSQHSQNGSPWDMASQRSVSVPSGIDIPPNGVSPCSSCADSEVSSVSWFHGSGDSAMMHGSGKDTYFTRKSCYTRWERLASSRKNGKILPNQSVKYKSNQKSAPGARFVSHKEQAAIDSRTKEITIDQALKIHEYIESDMKIVEKLSCHNQKEVRHDNEARQLPNNNQDVCLNKNFLQNRYHVESTRAPRATHQIPKYQPFKIQNTTECDRASLSKNMPRKHSCGTWKEYEILDRPTKQRPICGPLKLENRHVWDCTKKISAGNQKCNNHKDYLSFVRGAVPRSHAASTPNGLEKEAANSNKSADNGSPVRPILPELLLSCHDINSQERSPSSSAHQSYFPAANDRPLETIEFGSLGPFALPLSSLKSNGTTNTEATSKVFTDASPFVLQRSRAAATENRPPGLCKVGDEDEFPPLRAGIRVFLGAS; this comes from the exons ATGGCGGCCGGAGGGAGGGGCAAGCTGGCGCCGGCGGAAGTGGCGCCCGCGGCGTTTCCCTCGCGGGGCTTGGCGGTGGCGGGGGCCGCGGCGGGCGAGGTGGTGCGGCGCGTGAGGCCCACGGAGGcctccgagcgccgccgcgcggagGTCGTCGACTACGCGCGGAGGCTCGTCGGCTCAGCGCTCGGATGCGAG GTTTTTGCATTTGGATCAGTTCCACTAAAGACTTACCTTCCTGATGGGGATATTGATCTAACTGTCCTTGGAAATACATCTTATGATAGTACTTTGGTTAATGATGTTTTCTGCATTCTTGAGTCTGAGGAGCAGAATAGTGATGCTGAATTTGTAGTGAAGGACTTGGAACGAATTGATGCCGAG GTCAGGCTCATTAAATGCACTATTGGAAATATTATAGTTGATATCTCATTCAACCAAACTGGTGGGATCTGCGCACTCTGCTTCCTTGAGCTG GTTGATCGGAAAGTTGGAAAAAACCATCTATTTAAAAGGAGCATCATATTGATCAAGGCATGGTGCTATTATGAAAGCCGCCTACTAGGAGCTCATCATGGACTTATATCAACCTATGCACTGGAAGTACTTATCCTTTATGTATTCAATCTATTCCACAAATCTCTCCACAGCCCTGTGGAG GTTCTTTATAGGTTTCTGGAATATTTTAGCAAGTTTGACTGGGACAACTATTGCATAAGTTTAAATGGCCCTGTTGCTTTGtcgtctttgccaaacttaattg TTGAAGCTACAGTTACACATACCAGTGACTTATTGTTTGACAAAGAATTCCTCAAGAGCTCCATGGATAAAGCAACTGTACCTCCAAAAAATTCCGATTCATGCTATCCGAGGTTTCGTCCTAAACATCTAAACATAGTTGATCCACTGAAGGAGTACAACAATCTTGGCAGAAGTGTCAACAGAG CTAGCTTTAATCGCATTCGAACAGCTTTCTTATATGGTGCTCGAAAGCTTGGTCATATTGTCACGTTACCATCAGAAGTTATTCCTGATGAAATTTATGAGTTTTTCAAAAACACTTTGGGAAGGAATGAACTAGGGGCAAGACCAGATATTGACAGCAATTATGCTTTTCATTCTTCCTTTGGTACTGCTGAGACTATTTTGGAAGATATATCAAGTATGAAGATTTCCGATGGTGAAGATGAGAACATAACCTGTCATCTTTCAAAGAGCTTGGGTGATAAAAACTTATACGTTGGAATGAATGGACATACACATTTGAGTAATTATTTTCCAGGAGTCCGTAACACTGCATTAAGTACTGGTTTAAGTACAAGAGCATCCCATTTTGTTCATAATGCACCAAAACTACATTCATCGTTTTGCCATGATAACAGTCACGGTGACAGTGAAAAATGTTACTTGAACCATGGAATGGAGCAGGTATCTCACTACACTGCTAAAGCCTTCTGTATAGATGATAAGACAACAATACAGTCACAAGTTTTTGTGAGCAACCCATCACTATTGAGCACCTCTGCTGCTGTCACTGCTTCAGAACTTGCCACCAAACAGAAAAAATGGAGTACTGCCTATGTGGAGAAACAACATTTTTCTCCCTCACCATCAAGCTTGCCAGATCTTTCAGGGGATCTGGATTCACAATTTAGATGTTTGCGTCAAGTTCAGTACCACCTCGAATACTTGTTTGATGGGTTTTTGCAGTCAGTTCAGGGAGCATCTTCTGCTGATAAGTTTCACAAGGACCCCTTTCACATTTCTGCTTGCAGTATCTTGTTGGACAGAGATACAGGATCGCCAAGGTTGCAGTTGCTTTCACCTGCTCGAAGCAATGGAAGGGATCCATCTCCCGTTTCTTGTAGTCAGAGCACAGAATGTGTCTCTCAGCATTCACAGAATGGAAGCCCATGGGATATGGCTTCTCAACGGAGTGTCTCTGTGCCCTCTGGAATCGATATTCCACCAAATGGAGTCTCACCGTGTTCTTCTTGTGCTGATTCTGAGGTTTCTTCTGTTTCATGGTTTCATGGCTCTGGGGATAGCGCTATGATGCATGGAAGTGGAAAAGACACATACTTTACAAGAAAG AGCTGTTATACTCGCTGGGAGCGATTGGCATCTTCAAGAaagaatgggaaaatactgccaaATCAATCAGTGAAATATAAAAGCAACCAGAAGTCAGCTCCAGGAGCAAGATTTGTGTCTCACAAGGAGCAGGCCGCAATAGACAGTAGAACCAAAGAAATAACAATCGATCAAGCTTTGAAGATACATGAATACATTGAATCAGACATGAAAATTGTTGAAAAACTCAGTTGTCATAATCAAAAGGAAGTCCGTCATGACAATGAAGCAAGACAATTACCAAATAACAACCAGGATGTTTGCTTGAATAAGAACTTTTTGCAAAACCGATATCATGTGGAGTCTACACGAGCTCCCAGAGCAACACATCAGATTCCTAAATATCAACCGTTTAAAATTCAAAATACTACAGAGTGTGATAGAGCTAGCCTAAGTAAGAACATGCCCAGAAAGCACAGCTGTGGCACTTGGAAAGAGTATGAGATACTTGACCGGCCAACAAAGCAGAGACCAATTTGTGGCCCATTGAAGCTAGAAAACAGACATGTCTGGGATTGCACAAAGAAGATATCAGCTGGAAACCAGAAGTGTAATAATCATAAGGATTACCTATCTTTCGTAAGAGGTGCAGTGCCACGCAGCCACGCAGCAAGCACTCCAAATGGTTTAGAAAAGGAGGCGGCTAATTCAAATAAATCCGCTGACAACGGAAGTCCCGTAAGGCCAATCTTGCCAGAGTTATTGCTTTCTTGTCATGACATCAATAGCCAAGAGAGGTCCCCATCATCTAGTGCTCATCAATCATACTTCCCTGCTGCAAATGATCGACCACTGGAGACTATAGAGTTTGGATCTTTGGGACCTTTTGCACTGCCTTTATCCTCATTGAAGTCAAATGGAACTACTAACACAGAAGCTACAAGTAAGGTGTTTACAGATGCCTCTCCATTTGTGTTACAGAGGTCCAGGGCCGCCGCAACTGAAAACAG ACCACCAGGACTTTGCAAAGTGGGAGACGAGGACGAATTTCCACCTCTTAGAGCTGGGATCCG AGTTTTTTTGGGCGCCTCATAG